From Halotia branconii CENA392, the proteins below share one genomic window:
- a CDS encoding glycosyltransferase family 4 protein, translating into MLINLSFLSTKPTGITTYALNLLANLGSLKPTLLISQIIPKYDCYSISPNLTPDQGTKGHSDRLLWTQFKLPRIYKKLRSQLLFSPLPEAPLYTNCRFVVMSHDLIPLRFPKRFSPLTPYHRYYIPQVLRQAQHIICNSQATANDIINFYQIPASKITPIPLAHDRTHFQFFNLPTHNYFLYIGRHDPYKNLQRLIAAFAALPNNSDYELWLAGPTDSRYTPVLQAQIEELGITNQVKFLNYVPYSELPTIINQAIALVFPSLWEGFGFPVLEAMACGTPVITSNLSSLPEVAGDATMLINPYNTAEITAAMQMMVTDLELRSHLSNQGIKRANQFSWQKTGLTTAEVLSRYL; encoded by the coding sequence TTGTTAATTAATCTTTCTTTTCTGTCTACAAAACCTACAGGAATTACAACCTACGCTTTAAATCTGCTTGCTAATTTAGGATCTCTAAAACCGACATTACTAATTTCGCAAATCATTCCTAAGTATGACTGTTATTCAATTTCACCAAACCTAACACCAGATCAAGGTACTAAAGGACATAGCGATCGCCTGTTATGGACGCAATTTAAATTACCACGAATCTATAAAAAGTTGCGATCGCAGCTATTATTTTCTCCACTCCCGGAAGCACCCCTATACACCAACTGCCGTTTTGTCGTCATGTCCCACGACTTAATACCATTGCGCTTTCCCAAACGCTTTTCACCATTGACACCATACCACCGCTACTACATTCCCCAAGTTCTGAGACAAGCACAACATATAATCTGTAACTCCCAAGCTACAGCTAACGACATCATCAACTTTTATCAAATTCCCGCCAGCAAAATTACTCCAATTCCCCTAGCACACGATCGCACTCATTTTCAATTTTTTAATCTCCCCACCCACAACTATTTTCTCTACATTGGGCGACACGACCCCTACAAAAATTTGCAACGACTGATCGCCGCTTTTGCAGCACTACCAAATAACAGCGACTATGAACTATGGTTAGCAGGCCCCACAGACTCTCGTTATACCCCAGTTTTACAGGCGCAAATTGAGGAACTGGGCATAACTAATCAAGTGAAGTTTCTTAACTATGTGCCATACAGCGAATTACCAACAATTATCAATCAAGCGATCGCTCTTGTGTTTCCCAGTCTTTGGGAAGGCTTTGGTTTTCCTGTTCTAGAAGCTATGGCCTGCGGAACTCCCGTCATCACCTCTAATCTCTCCTCCTTACCAGAAGTAGCTGGTGATGCAACTATGCTAATTAACCCCTACAACACAGCAGAAATTACCGCAGCCATGCAAATGATGGTTACGGATTTAGAATTGCGATCGCACCTTTCAAATCAAGGTATAAAAAGAGCCAATCAATTCAGTTGGCAAAAAACAGGATTAACCACTGCTGAAGTTTTATCCCGCTATTTATAA
- a CDS encoding SAM-dependent methyltransferase, with protein sequence MEKVKYINNLKDLDIEIAKADNKAKISDDQLRQALSEFCYVVDYPLPKDPYSQEYYEAQMQLYLNISGRNKYTIANEHSPFDFEAIKNNPFPYFTKSSNTVGEQLIAQGFLIKTMNLAADSKVVEFGPGWGNTTLHLAQMGYKVTAVDCEESFLNLIRYRTQNLPNQVETLYQDMLDFTSNVKYDAAVFFECFHHCANHLQLLRNLHNIITDEGLIAFAAEPISDFPYPWGLRLDGMSVWSIRKFGWLELGFEPSYFLRTLLMLGWTPKRYRSDISPLANVIIASKSQMYYEPSEITLPPDECRTWATKETDPNLKLRFTHTKSVMTCAQNIDAKFIEFCISNYAPFDIDANINTGDSAQSIRVKKSSEKGLYKISIQKWSGKFTISSKVWKPAQVFHNGDNRELGLGIHYVRFVS encoded by the coding sequence ATGGAAAAAGTTAAATATATTAATAATTTAAAAGATTTGGATATAGAAATTGCCAAAGCAGATAATAAAGCTAAAATTTCCGATGACCAGTTACGGCAAGCGTTATCAGAATTTTGCTATGTTGTGGATTACCCTTTACCTAAAGACCCATATTCTCAAGAGTATTATGAAGCTCAAATGCAATTGTATTTGAATATATCAGGCAGAAATAAGTATACAATTGCTAATGAACATTCTCCCTTTGATTTTGAAGCAATAAAAAATAATCCCTTTCCTTATTTTACTAAAAGTTCAAATACAGTAGGAGAACAGTTAATTGCCCAAGGTTTTTTAATCAAAACTATGAATTTAGCTGCTGATTCTAAAGTTGTTGAATTTGGTCCAGGATGGGGAAATACAACGTTACACCTAGCTCAAATGGGTTATAAAGTAACTGCTGTAGATTGCGAAGAATCTTTTCTTAATCTTATTAGATATAGAACACAAAATTTACCCAATCAAGTAGAAACGCTTTATCAAGACATGCTAGATTTTACCAGCAATGTTAAATATGACGCAGCTGTCTTTTTTGAGTGCTTTCACCATTGTGCTAATCATTTACAGCTATTAAGAAATCTGCATAATATTATTACAGATGAAGGATTAATAGCCTTTGCAGCAGAGCCAATTTCAGATTTTCCTTATCCTTGGGGATTAAGACTAGATGGTATGTCAGTTTGGTCTATTCGCAAGTTTGGCTGGCTTGAACTTGGTTTTGAACCATCTTACTTTCTGAGAACATTATTAATGCTGGGATGGACTCCTAAAAGATATCGTTCAGATATTAGTCCCCTCGCTAATGTAATAATTGCTAGTAAAAGTCAGATGTATTATGAACCATCTGAAATTACACTTCCGCCAGATGAATGTAGAACTTGGGCCACTAAAGAGACAGACCCCAACTTAAAATTACGGTTTACACACACCAAATCTGTGATGACTTGCGCGCAAAATATTGATGCTAAATTTATAGAATTTTGTATTAGTAACTACGCACCGTTTGATATAGATGCAAATATCAATACTGGTGATTCAGCGCAATCTATTCGCGTAAAAAAATCTTCGGAGAAAGGGTTGTACAAAATTTCTATCCAAAAGTGGAGTGGAAAATTTACTATATCAAGTAAAGTCTGGAAACCTGCTCAGGTTTTTCATAATGGTGATAATAGAGAGTTAGGGTTAGGCATACACTATGTTCGTTTTGTAAGCTAG
- a CDS encoding AbrB/MazE/SpoVT family DNA-binding domain-containing protein, whose amino-acid sequence MKITSKGQVTIPVEIREKLGLIPNTEVEFEVIGDAVYLRKAKVNFNSAKNLVERMRGKATVKMTTDEIMALTRQDK is encoded by the coding sequence ATGAAAATTACATCCAAAGGACAAGTAACTATTCCCGTAGAAATACGAGAAAAATTAGGACTTATACCCAACACAGAAGTAGAGTTTGAAGTCATTGGAGACGCAGTTTACTTAAGAAAAGCTAAAGTAAACTTTAATTCTGCAAAAAATCTAGTAGAAAGAATGCGAGGTAAAGCAACAGTAAAAATGACTACCGATGAAATAATGGCACTCACTAGACAAGATAAATGA
- a CDS encoding glycosyltransferase family 4 protein, protein MKQVAIVVQRSHKSIVGGSEALAWQYANLLNDEFKVDIITTTALDYATWANELPPGCETQQGINIYRFPVSIGRSNYWHNLHERLVKEFQKYQYRRITNSQTIPWNIALQEEFIRRQGPYSLPLLSFLKQRWSDYQSIIFATYLYPTTYFGILQVPSSKVLLIPTLHDEPAAYLSAYKYMACRARLLIWVTNAEKVLGESLWGELPGKVVSMSVDTTPYSPYKTKYPYILYSGRIDSRKGCNDLINFFIQFKKDISSTLRLILTGKNEIEIPNHPDIDFKGFVSSEEKFKLMAGASIFVMPSPYESFSIVTLEAMAQCTPVLVNGLCQVLVEHVERSGGGKIYHNYDEFSAAIQTIMADQNQRVVMGNLARDYVVSNDALNNIKSQLIEIVNSCCDE, encoded by the coding sequence ATGAAACAGGTTGCTATCGTTGTTCAAAGAAGTCATAAAAGTATAGTAGGAGGCTCAGAAGCTTTAGCATGGCAATATGCTAATTTACTCAATGATGAGTTTAAAGTCGATATAATTACTACAACTGCATTAGATTACGCTACATGGGCGAACGAATTACCTCCCGGTTGTGAAACGCAGCAGGGTATAAATATTTATCGGTTCCCAGTTAGTATAGGTCGAAGTAACTACTGGCATAACCTGCATGAAAGACTGGTAAAAGAGTTTCAAAAATATCAGTATAGACGTATAACGAATAGCCAAACAATTCCTTGGAATATTGCGCTCCAAGAAGAATTTATACGCCGTCAAGGCCCTTACTCACTACCTTTGTTATCTTTTCTCAAACAGCGATGGAGTGATTATCAATCTATCATTTTTGCAACTTATTTATATCCAACCACTTATTTTGGAATACTTCAAGTTCCTTCTTCTAAAGTTTTGCTAATACCAACTCTTCATGACGAACCTGCTGCATATTTGAGTGCGTATAAGTACATGGCTTGTAGGGCACGCTTGTTGATTTGGGTGACTAATGCTGAAAAAGTTTTGGGAGAAAGCTTATGGGGAGAACTACCGGGTAAGGTTGTCTCAATGAGTGTAGATACAACTCCTTATAGTCCTTATAAAACAAAGTATCCATATATTCTTTACTCTGGTAGGATTGATTCGCGTAAAGGATGTAATGATTTAATCAATTTTTTTATTCAGTTTAAAAAAGATATTTCCTCTACTTTAAGATTAATTTTAACTGGTAAAAATGAAATAGAAATACCAAATCATCCAGACATTGATTTTAAAGGTTTTGTTTCATCAGAAGAAAAATTTAAACTCATGGCTGGAGCATCTATTTTTGTTATGCCATCGCCCTATGAAAGTTTTAGCATAGTAACTTTAGAAGCAATGGCTCAATGTACACCAGTATTAGTAAATGGCTTATGTCAAGTTTTGGTTGAACATGTTGAGCGTAGCGGTGGCGGCAAAATTTATCACAATTATGATGAATTTTCCGCAGCAATACAAACAATTATGGCAGATCAAAACCAACGGGTAGTAATGGGAAATTTAGCCAGAGATTATGTAGTGTCTAATGATGCTTTAAATAATATTAAAAGTCAGTTAATAGAAATAGTCAATTCATGTTGTGATGAATAA
- a CDS encoding type II toxin-antitoxin system VapC family toxin codes for MKEVLVDSNIVLDIVTEDANWFDWSVEKLTEYAEQTQLNINPIIYAEVSIGFQEIEELEAILPLNFFHRLDLPWEAAFLAGKCFMQYRQQSGTKRSPLPDFYIGAHAAIADMMLLTRDVNRYRTYFPTLELIAPEY; via the coding sequence ATGAAAGAAGTACTGGTTGACAGTAACATCGTTCTTGATATTGTCACAGAAGATGCAAATTGGTTTGATTGGTCAGTCGAAAAATTAACTGAATATGCCGAACAAACTCAACTTAACATTAATCCCATTATTTATGCAGAAGTTTCAATTGGATTTCAAGAAATAGAAGAATTAGAAGCAATCTTACCTTTAAATTTTTTTCACCGTTTAGACTTACCTTGGGAAGCAGCATTTTTGGCGGGAAAATGCTTTATGCAATATCGCCAACAAAGCGGAACTAAACGATCGCCTCTACCAGACTTCTATATTGGCGCTCATGCCGCGATCGCGGATATGATGCTTTTAACCAGAGACGTTAATCGCTATCGCACTTACTTTCCCACCTTAGAACTAATAGCTCCAGAATATTAA
- a CDS encoding glycosyltransferase family 4 protein, whose protein sequence is MRIFIDCTHTAKHTYKNTGIHRVVRELTSELLKLNSSRSTIEIVAVMFDGKRICRVTNLNPLTYDNNKNNSYLHLVEKIKNKLQILFSKITNKFKNLVLNTLLLIYIWDSNDEKDIDIDFEGYKIQSEDIYVIADANWDLPKTYYRFLQTLKHHKVTIVIVCYDLIPIKFPEFSSPKFREAFTKFYRDYSILFDKILCISKNSVEDYKNAQKQGIIPSNNPNLVVKNFRLGCDYYNHDDSINLNYNDFSELLNKRYILVVGSLVPHKNIKAIIEAFDLLVDSNYIDIYLLFAGNRGWHLETDALIESNKMYGKLIHILGSVSDAQLKTLYKNCYCLVQASFYEGFGLPVVEALQYCKPVVASTGGSLPEVGGDFCIYFNPTKPVELYQALKKLFDSDTYYNNLVKQIKNEYRPFSWQESAEEFISHLCS, encoded by the coding sequence ATGAGGATATTTATAGATTGCACTCACACAGCCAAACATACATATAAAAATACTGGAATCCATCGGGTAGTCAGAGAGCTAACATCTGAACTGTTGAAATTAAATTCCAGTAGGTCAACTATAGAAATAGTAGCGGTTATGTTTGATGGCAAACGTATCTGTAGGGTAACTAATCTTAATCCGTTGACTTACGACAACAATAAGAATAATTCATACCTGCATTTAGTAGAAAAAATAAAAAATAAACTTCAAATACTGTTTTCTAAAATCACAAATAAGTTTAAAAATTTAGTTTTGAATACATTATTATTGATTTATATTTGGGATTCAAATGATGAAAAAGATATTGACATTGATTTTGAGGGCTACAAAATACAATCAGAAGATATTTACGTTATAGCTGATGCTAACTGGGATTTACCTAAAACGTATTACAGGTTTTTACAAACTTTAAAACATCATAAAGTTACTATTGTTATAGTATGCTATGACCTAATACCAATAAAATTTCCTGAATTTTCATCTCCAAAGTTTAGAGAGGCTTTTACAAAATTTTATAGAGACTATTCTATCTTATTCGATAAAATTTTATGCATCTCTAAAAATAGCGTTGAAGATTATAAAAACGCACAAAAGCAAGGAATTATACCTAGCAATAACCCAAATTTAGTAGTCAAAAATTTTCGTTTAGGATGTGATTATTATAATCATGATGATTCAATAAATTTAAATTATAACGATTTCAGCGAACTACTAAATAAACGCTATATTTTGGTGGTTGGAAGTTTAGTTCCTCATAAAAATATTAAAGCTATTATAGAAGCCTTTGATTTATTAGTAGATTCTAATTATATTGATATATACTTACTATTTGCAGGTAATAGAGGTTGGCACTTAGAAACTGATGCACTAATAGAATCCAATAAAATGTATGGCAAGCTAATACATATATTAGGCTCAGTTAGTGATGCTCAGCTAAAAACTCTTTATAAAAACTGTTATTGTTTAGTTCAAGCTTCTTTTTATGAAGGATTTGGATTACCTGTTGTGGAAGCACTGCAATATTGTAAGCCTGTAGTCGCTAGTACTGGTGGCTCTTTACCTGAAGTAGGAGGTGATTTTTGTATATATTTTAATCCTACTAAACCAGTTGAACTTTACCAAGCTTTAAAAAAGCTATTTGATTCAGATACCTACTACAATAATTTGGTAAAGCAGATCAAAAATGAGTATAGACCATTCTCATGGCAAGAATCTGCTGAGGAATTTATCTCTCACTTATGTAGTTAA
- a CDS encoding ABC transporter ATP-binding protein has protein sequence MEVIRLDEVSLWRRTQEEFSYDLKKTLLSFLEGKYRQPAKKLVLNKIDLVVERGEKIGIIGANGSGKSTLLKIISGILKQSSGAVRVRGQIAPLIELGAGFDAEISVMDNILLYGVLLGFSRSEMRERTQSILEFAELQDYALVPVKGLSSGMVARLGFAIATDTQPDILILDEVLSVGDESFKNKCKQRIDKFWDHNATVLVVSHDLSFVKQSCIRGVWLDQGKIRFMGNAHETVNCYLNSLNSI, from the coding sequence ATGGAAGTAATTCGCCTAGATGAAGTTTCGCTTTGGCGACGGACTCAAGAAGAGTTTTCTTATGATTTAAAGAAAACTTTATTATCTTTTTTGGAAGGTAAGTATCGTCAACCGGCGAAGAAGTTAGTATTAAACAAAATTGATTTGGTAGTAGAAAGAGGTGAAAAAATAGGTATTATTGGAGCAAATGGTTCTGGTAAGTCAACACTTTTAAAAATCATTTCTGGTATTCTCAAACAAAGTAGTGGAGCCGTCAGGGTACGAGGTCAAATTGCGCCTTTGATTGAATTAGGAGCAGGTTTCGATGCAGAAATTTCAGTGATGGACAATATTCTGCTGTATGGAGTACTACTAGGTTTTTCTAGATCTGAGATGCGAGAAAGAACTCAGTCAATTTTAGAGTTTGCAGAATTACAAGATTATGCGTTAGTCCCTGTCAAAGGATTATCTTCTGGTATGGTAGCTAGGCTGGGATTTGCCATTGCCACAGATACACAGCCGGATATTTTAATATTAGACGAAGTATTGTCGGTAGGAGATGAAAGTTTTAAGAATAAATGCAAGCAAAGGATTGATAAATTTTGGGATCATAACGCAACTGTGTTAGTAGTCTCACATGATTTAAGTTTTGTGAAACAATCGTGCATTCGTGGAGTTTGGTTAGATCAAGGAAAAATACGCTTTATGGGAAATGCTCACGAAACTGTAAACTGCTACTTAAATTCATTAAACTCAATTTAA
- a CDS encoding glycosyltransferase family 4 protein: MINIAILTPCIVEGDAVSNDVVGMYNCLKKHGYNVQIFADNWHASNTNNIKYFSQVKSFIKQKKDILIYHYSVGWDIALEIINEINCVKVVKYHNVTPPEFFDGINADYANVCRSGRKQLKLIADIYGALYLSDSEYNANELYLMGVAKDNSWVIPPFHHIDDLQYIDADTSILDEYIDGKVNILMVGRLAPNKGHSTLIDAFDVYHKNYNNDSRLIIVGKHDERLSIYTKSLYEKVNYLGLQESVVFTGGVSTTTLKAYYLTANIFMITSEHEGFCVPLVESMAMKVPIVAYGSTAIPYTVGKAGLVWEQPDPYFMAGSIDCIASKESISTTLGEMGWRRYQEIFTNEQIESKFIKAIENIE; encoded by the coding sequence ATGATCAATATTGCTATTTTAACCCCTTGCATCGTAGAGGGTGATGCAGTTAGCAATGATGTAGTAGGAATGTATAATTGTTTAAAAAAACACGGTTACAATGTACAGATATTTGCAGATAACTGGCACGCTTCAAATACGAATAATATTAAATATTTCAGTCAAGTTAAATCTTTTATTAAACAAAAAAAAGATATATTAATTTATCATTATTCTGTTGGTTGGGATATTGCTCTTGAGATCATTAATGAAATTAATTGTGTTAAAGTTGTTAAATATCATAATGTAACTCCGCCTGAGTTTTTTGATGGTATTAATGCAGATTATGCAAATGTATGTAGATCAGGAAGAAAACAACTAAAATTGATTGCTGATATATATGGTGCTTTATATTTATCTGATTCCGAATACAATGCAAATGAATTGTATTTAATGGGAGTTGCTAAAGACAATAGTTGGGTTATTCCGCCATTCCATCACATTGATGATTTGCAATATATTGATGCCGACACTAGCATTTTAGATGAATATATAGATGGAAAAGTAAACATTTTAATGGTCGGTCGCCTTGCTCCGAATAAAGGACACTCTACTTTGATTGATGCTTTTGATGTCTATCACAAAAACTACAATAATGATAGTCGCCTAATAATTGTTGGAAAGCATGATGAGCGCCTCAGTATTTATACTAAAAGTCTTTATGAAAAAGTTAATTACTTAGGTTTGCAAGAATCGGTAGTATTTACAGGAGGTGTTTCTACTACAACTCTAAAAGCTTATTATCTTACTGCTAATATTTTTATGATTACTAGTGAGCATGAAGGATTTTGTGTGCCGTTAGTTGAATCTATGGCAATGAAAGTGCCAATTGTAGCTTATGGTTCAACTGCTATTCCTTATACAGTTGGAAAAGCAGGTTTAGTTTGGGAACAGCCAGATCCTTATTTTATGGCTGGGTCAATAGACTGTATAGCTAGTAAAGAATCCATCAGTACTACTCTCGGTGAGATGGGATGGCGGCGCTACCAAGAAATTTTTACCAATGAACAAATTGAATCTAAATTTATCAAGGCGATTGAAAACATAGAATGA
- a CDS encoding class I SAM-dependent methyltransferase → MFEANNPEINVDVLMQKIRQEVTQRKNDYQPVVLNSTKFKSSAVRFDVSHIETLLGDAESRANVRTKWPDKWNRFPFNFSSVIQKTALKILGFIFKDQREVNFNLIQSLKESLLLNQQLISEIANLRSQVEQSTIIIENSVPAINKRLDIVDDSLQTFKECLTKADGRQQAFEECLTKADGRQQTFEECLTKADVRQQAFEECLTKADGCQQSFEERLHVMEELLGTKVTQSLPPCLEVTEESYINTAIALSKIPIEEHYQHNKKDLFYYLFENVFYNSEVVKEKQKIYLKFINLHVSQSYRFFDAGCGRGEFLQNLTEKNIKCIGVDLNKLEVNNLIKSGFDAHEADILDYLESHNEQYSGVSAFQVVEHLNFEYIHKFLSISFERLVNDGVIIIETVNPHNLYGLSNFYQDPTHIKPIPPEMLKFILEWHGFKKVKIVYSSLFPKTTRIFRDEKMNYQDYAVLGYKKI, encoded by the coding sequence ATGTTTGAAGCAAATAATCCTGAAATTAATGTTGATGTCTTGATGCAGAAAATTCGTCAAGAGGTAACACAACGTAAAAATGACTACCAACCAGTGGTCTTGAACTCCACAAAGTTTAAAAGTTCGGCAGTAAGGTTTGATGTCAGTCACATTGAAACTTTGCTAGGAGATGCAGAATCTAGAGCTAATGTCCGAACGAAGTGGCCAGACAAGTGGAATCGATTTCCTTTTAATTTTAGTAGTGTTATACAAAAAACAGCTCTTAAAATACTTGGTTTTATATTTAAAGACCAACGAGAAGTTAACTTTAATTTAATTCAGTCTCTCAAAGAGTCTTTATTACTTAATCAGCAACTAATTTCAGAAATAGCAAACTTGCGATCGCAGGTGGAGCAATCTACAATTATTATCGAAAATAGTGTTCCAGCGATAAATAAGCGTTTGGACATAGTAGATGATTCTCTGCAAACATTTAAAGAGTGTCTAACTAAAGCTGATGGTCGTCAGCAAGCATTTGAAGAGTGTCTAACTAAAGCTGATGGTCGTCAGCAAACATTTGAAGAGTGTCTAACTAAAGCCGATGTTCGTCAGCAAGCATTTGAAGAGTGTCTAACTAAAGCTGATGGTTGTCAGCAATCATTTGAAGAACGTTTACATGTTATGGAGGAACTTCTAGGCACTAAAGTTACACAAAGTTTACCACCTTGTCTAGAAGTAACTGAAGAATCTTACATTAATACAGCGATCGCTTTATCTAAAATACCAATCGAAGAGCATTATCAGCACAATAAAAAAGATTTATTCTACTATTTGTTTGAAAACGTATTTTATAACTCTGAAGTTGTTAAAGAAAAGCAGAAGATTTACTTGAAATTTATTAATCTGCACGTAAGTCAATCATATCGTTTTTTTGATGCAGGCTGTGGTAGAGGAGAATTTCTGCAAAATCTTACTGAAAAAAATATTAAATGCATAGGTGTTGATTTAAATAAATTGGAAGTAAATAACTTAATCAAGAGTGGATTTGATGCACATGAAGCAGATATATTAGATTATTTAGAAAGTCATAATGAGCAGTATTCTGGTGTATCTGCATTTCAAGTTGTCGAACATCTAAACTTTGAATACATCCACAAGTTTTTAAGCATTTCATTTGAAAGACTGGTTAATGATGGCGTAATAATCATAGAAACAGTCAACCCTCATAACTTATACGGTTTATCAAATTTTTATCAAGATCCCACCCATATAAAACCTATTCCTCCTGAGATGTTGAAATTTATATTAGAGTGGCACGGTTTTAAAAAAGTTAAAATAGTTTATTCCTCTCTTTTCCCTAAAACTACACGAATATTCCGGGATGAGAAAATGAATTATCAAGATTATGCTGTACTAGGATATAAAAAAATATAA
- a CDS encoding GDP-mannose 4,6-dehydratase, producing MTLKKALITGLTGQDGSYLAELLLTKGYQVFGLVRRSSSSNLERITHLSGDIQILSGDLLDQSSLMDVITESQPDEIYNLASQSYVPLSWTQPALTAEYTALGVSRLLESIRRCKPDAKFYQASSSEVFGQPDESPQTERTAFRPRNPYGVAKAYAHWMTVNYRQKYNLYGCCGITYTHESPRRGTEFVFRKITHAAAQIKLGLANELKLGNLDARRDWCYAKDAVYAMWLMLQQEQPNDYIIASGETHSVRELVECAFNSVGLNWQDYVSVDPAFYRPDEPIQLVGCIDKIKMEVNWQPQYSFNQLVELMVDYDLKKLSS from the coding sequence ATGACACTCAAAAAAGCCCTGATCACTGGCTTGACTGGACAAGACGGATCTTATCTTGCCGAACTTCTTTTAACAAAGGGATACCAAGTATTTGGTTTAGTTCGCCGTTCCAGTAGCAGCAATCTAGAACGTATCACCCACCTTTCAGGTGATATTCAAATCTTGTCAGGTGATCTTTTGGATCAATCTTCCTTGATGGATGTAATTACAGAATCACAACCTGATGAAATTTATAACCTCGCCTCTCAAAGCTACGTCCCCCTTTCTTGGACTCAACCAGCCCTGACTGCTGAATATACAGCTCTCGGTGTTTCTCGCCTTTTAGAATCAATTCGTCGCTGCAAACCAGATGCCAAATTCTACCAAGCATCCAGTAGTGAAGTCTTTGGTCAACCCGACGAATCACCACAAACTGAACGTACCGCCTTCCGTCCTCGTAACCCCTACGGTGTTGCTAAAGCTTACGCCCATTGGATGACTGTTAACTATCGGCAAAAATATAATCTTTACGGCTGCTGCGGTATTACTTATACTCACGAATCCCCTCGACGCGGCACAGAATTTGTATTTCGTAAAATTACTCACGCCGCTGCCCAAATCAAACTCGGTCTGGCAAATGAACTAAAATTAGGCAACCTTGATGCTCGTCGTGATTGGTGCTATGCCAAAGATGCTGTTTATGCAATGTGGCTAATGTTGCAACAGGAGCAACCTAATGATTATATTATCGCTAGTGGTGAAACCCACTCTGTTAGAGAACTTGTTGAGTGTGCTTTCAACTCAGTTGGTCTAAACTGGCAAGATTATGTCTCAGTTGATCCTGCTTTTTATCGCCCCGACGAACCTATACAGTTAGTAGGTTGTATTGATAAAATTAAGATGGAGGTAAATTGGCAACCTCAGTATTCTTTTAATCAATTAGTTGAGTTAATGGTTGATTATGATCTTAAGAAATTGAGTAGCTAA